A part of Miscanthus floridulus cultivar M001 chromosome 6, ASM1932011v1, whole genome shotgun sequence genomic DNA contains:
- the LOC136456975 gene encoding beta-glucosidase 4 isoform X1: MGSTGREPEVTRADFPDGFVFGVATSAYQIEGARREGGKGDSIWDVFTDDKERVLDRSNAEIAVDHYHRYKEDIELMASLGFSAYRFSISWARIFPDGLGEKVNEQGVAFYNDLINFMISKGIEPYATLYHWDLPNNLQKTLGGWISDKIVEYFALYAEACFANFGDRVQRWITINEPLQTAINGYGIGIFAPGGCQGETARCYLAAHHQILAHAAAVDVYRRKFKAAQGGEVGLVVDCEWAEPFSENVEDQIAAKRRIDFQLGWYLDPIYFGDYPESMRQRLGSDLPTFSGKDKEFIRNKIDFVGLNHYTSRLIAHHQNPDDVYFYQVQQMERIEKWNSGEKIGERAASEWLFIVPWGLRKVLNYIAKKYNNPAIYVTENGMDDEDDQSATLDQVLNDTTRVGYFKGYLNSVALAIKDGADVRGYFAWSFLDNFEWAMGYTKRFGIVYVDYKNGLSRHPKASALWLSRFLKGEAAENKADTN; this comes from the exons ATGGGGAGCACGGGGCGTGAGCCGGAGGTGACCCGCGCCGACTTCCCCGACGGTTTCGTCTTCGGCGTCGCCACCTCCGCGTACCAG ATTGAGGGAGCGAGAAGGGAGGGAGGCAAAGGAGACAGCATATGGGATGTATTTACAGATGACAAAG AACGTGTCTTAGACAGAAGCAATGCAGAAATTGCAGTTGATCACTACCATCGATACAAG GAAGACATTGAGCTCATGGCAAGTCTAGGTTTTAGTGCGTACAGATTTTCAATATCTTGGGCGCGTATATTTCCTG ATGGCTTGGGGGAAAAGGTCAATGAGCAAGGAGTCGCCTTCTATAATGACCTCATCAACTTTATGATTTCGAAAG GTATTGAGCCTTACGCAACTCTGTATCATTGGGATCTTCCAAACAATCTTCAGAAGACTCTGGGGGGCTGGATTTCTGACAAGATTGT GGAGTACTTTGCATTGTATGCAGAGGCTTGCTTTGCAAATTTTGGAGACAGAGTACAGCGTTGGATAACAATCAATGAACCTCTCCAAACTGCAATCAATGGTTATGGGATTGGAATTTTTGCACCTGGAGGATGCCAAGGTGAAACTGCTAGATGTTACTTAGCCGCCCATCACCAAATCTTGGCTCATGCTGCTGCTGTTGATGTTTATAGAAGAAAATTCAAG GCTGCACAAGGTGGTGAAGTAGGGTTGGTTGTTGATTGTGAATGGGCAGAGCCATTTTCTGAAAATGTGGAAGACCAAATTGCTGCAAAACGGAGGATTGACTTTCAACTTGGATG GTACCTAGACCCAATATATTTTGGTGATTACCCAGAAAGCATGCGGCAGCGACTGGGCAGTGATCTTCCAACCTTCTCAGGGAAAGATAAAGAATTCATCAGGAACAAAATTGATTTTGTTGGACTAAATCATTATACTTCGAGACTCATTGCTCATCACCAAAATCCAGATGATGTTTATTTCTACCAAGTGCAACAAATGGAGAGAATAG AAAAATGGAATAGTGGTGAAAAAATTGGTGAAAGG GCTGCATCTGAATGGCTTTTCATAGTTCCTTGGGGGCTTCGTAAAGTACTTAATTATATAGCGAAGAAATATAATAATCCAGCAATTTATGTTACTGAGAATG gcatggatgatgaagatgatcaatccGCAACGCTTGACCAGGTCCTAAATGACACGACGAGAGTCGGTTACTTCAAAGGATACCTCAATTCAGTTGCACTAGCAATCAA GGACGGAGCTGATGTCCGTGGGTACTTTGCGTGGTCATTCCTGGACAACTTTGAGTGGGCTATGGGCTACACCAAGAGGTTTGGCATAGTTTATGTCGATTACAAGAATGGGCTGTCCAGGCATCCGAAAGCATCGGCCCTGTGGTTGTCACGCTTCCTGAAGGGCGAGGCAGCCGAAAACAAAGCTGACACAAACTGA
- the LOC136456975 gene encoding beta-glucosidase 4 isoform X2, whose amino-acid sequence MGSTGREPEVTRADFPDGFVFGVATSAYQIEGARREGGKGDSIWDVFTDDKERVLDRSNAEIAVDHYHRYKEDIELMASLGFSAYRFSISWARIFPDGLGEKVNEQGVAFYNDLINFMISKGIEPYATLYHWDLPNNLQKTLGGWISDKIVEYFALYAEACFANFGDRVQRWITINEPLQTAINGYGIGIFAPGGCQGETARCYLAAHHQILAHAAAVDVYRRKFKAAQGGEVGLVVDCEWAEPFSENVEDQIAAKRRIDFQLGWYLDPIYFGDYPESMRQRLGSDLPTFSGKDKEFIRNKIDFVGLNHYTSRLIAHHQNPDDVYFYQVQQMERIEKWNSGEKIGERAASEWLFIVPWGLRKVLNYIAKKYNNPAIYVTENGNCTHVVTQILNC is encoded by the exons ATGGGGAGCACGGGGCGTGAGCCGGAGGTGACCCGCGCCGACTTCCCCGACGGTTTCGTCTTCGGCGTCGCCACCTCCGCGTACCAG ATTGAGGGAGCGAGAAGGGAGGGAGGCAAAGGAGACAGCATATGGGATGTATTTACAGATGACAAAG AACGTGTCTTAGACAGAAGCAATGCAGAAATTGCAGTTGATCACTACCATCGATACAAG GAAGACATTGAGCTCATGGCAAGTCTAGGTTTTAGTGCGTACAGATTTTCAATATCTTGGGCGCGTATATTTCCTG ATGGCTTGGGGGAAAAGGTCAATGAGCAAGGAGTCGCCTTCTATAATGACCTCATCAACTTTATGATTTCGAAAG GTATTGAGCCTTACGCAACTCTGTATCATTGGGATCTTCCAAACAATCTTCAGAAGACTCTGGGGGGCTGGATTTCTGACAAGATTGT GGAGTACTTTGCATTGTATGCAGAGGCTTGCTTTGCAAATTTTGGAGACAGAGTACAGCGTTGGATAACAATCAATGAACCTCTCCAAACTGCAATCAATGGTTATGGGATTGGAATTTTTGCACCTGGAGGATGCCAAGGTGAAACTGCTAGATGTTACTTAGCCGCCCATCACCAAATCTTGGCTCATGCTGCTGCTGTTGATGTTTATAGAAGAAAATTCAAG GCTGCACAAGGTGGTGAAGTAGGGTTGGTTGTTGATTGTGAATGGGCAGAGCCATTTTCTGAAAATGTGGAAGACCAAATTGCTGCAAAACGGAGGATTGACTTTCAACTTGGATG GTACCTAGACCCAATATATTTTGGTGATTACCCAGAAAGCATGCGGCAGCGACTGGGCAGTGATCTTCCAACCTTCTCAGGGAAAGATAAAGAATTCATCAGGAACAAAATTGATTTTGTTGGACTAAATCATTATACTTCGAGACTCATTGCTCATCACCAAAATCCAGATGATGTTTATTTCTACCAAGTGCAACAAATGGAGAGAATAG AAAAATGGAATAGTGGTGAAAAAATTGGTGAAAGG GCTGCATCTGAATGGCTTTTCATAGTTCCTTGGGGGCTTCGTAAAGTACTTAATTATATAGCGAAGAAATATAATAATCCAGCAATTTATGTTACTGAGAATG GAAATTGTACACATGTGGTGACTCAAATCTTGAATTGCTGA
- the LOC136459632 gene encoding small ribosomal subunit protein mS80 (rPPR6)-like yields the protein MTAMIWRSRARVLLLLRSTIPRSPPPPPPPHPTPTLTRFSPPRPLSRFLSSSPDPIPYACSSAAADPFPEAFSSPTEVSQDATEAGEDNLCSMWEEAGDADDIFASPGGADAVADDEEVARVCAAVESTPEDTIASTLADMIVDFNEPLLAAVLLAAEQCSCKKLIYLFNYAAKNNPAAKSLSNLEILVSKVADSDEIDKTDAYLLWDSIKEIGSVPGSVSTPLLNEMIAIFWKLEKSKAALEVFSKFDEFGCTPDSDSYYLVIEAARKKSMFGSVCEVCEKMIGSACFPNREKTGRILTYLCEGKKVKTAHSLYLAAKEKKIQIPKTALDFLVGALARNDETIGTALELLEEYQGESLKHAGKSFATVVHALCRVNKMEDANNLLTRMVQLEEYQGESLKNAGKTFATVIHGLCRKKKLEDAKTLLMRMVNVGPAPGNAVFNFVITALSKQGEMEDAKDLMRVMESQGISPDIYTYSVLMSGYIKGGMISEAHDLLREAKKVHPKLNRVAYHILIRGYCKMEDFEKAIECLKEMRKDGLLPNVDEYDKLIQSLCLKALDWRRAEKLLEEMEDSGLCLRGISRSLIAAVKELEGEEMQSKASQEA from the coding sequence atgaCGGCGATGATATGGCGTTCGCGAGCTCGTGTGCTGCTCCTACTCCGTTCGACCATTCCCCggtcaccgccgccacctccaccaccacatcCTACTCCAACCCTAACCCGATTCTCACCTCCCCGCCCTCTCTCccgcttcctctcctcctccccggATCCCATCCCCTATGCCTGTTCCTCCGCCGCAGCGGATCCCTTCCCTGAAGCATTCTCATCCCCGACCGAGGTTTCCCAAGATGCCACTGAGGCCGGGGAGGACAACCTGTGCTCGATGTGGGAGGAAGCTGGGGACGCCGACGATATCTTCGCCTCCCCCGGCGGCGCCGACGCCGTAGCCGACGATGAGGAGGTCGCCCGCGTGTGCGCCGCCGTCGAGTCCACTCCCGAGGACACGATCGCGTCCACCCTCGCCGACATGATCGTGGACTTCAACGAGCCGCTCCTCGCCGCTGTCCTCCTTGCTGCCGAGCAATGCTCCTGTAAGAAGCTGATTTACCTGTTCAACTATGCCGCGAAGAATAACCCCGCTGCCAAGAGCCTCTCGAATCTTGAGATTCTCGTGAGCAAGGTAGCTGATTCTGATGAGATAGACAAAACAGACGCTTACTTGCTTTGGGATTCGATTAAGGAAATTGGCTCTGtgccaggatcagtgagtacACCGTTGTTGAATGAAATGATTGCCATATTTTGGAAGCTTGAGAAGTCGAAGGCAGCACTGGAGGTGTTTTCCAAGTTCGATGAGTTTGGTTGTACTCCGGACAGTGACAgctattatcttgtgattgaagCAGCACGAAAGAAGTCCATGTTCGGCTCTGTTTGCGAAGTCTGTGAGAAGATGATTGGCTCTGCCTGCTTCCCTAATCGTGAGAAGACTGGCAGGATTTTAACTTACCTTTGTGAGGGGAAGAAGGTAAAGACGGCACACTCATTATACCTTGCAGCGAAGGAAAAAAAGATTCAGATCCCAAAAACAGCCTTGGATTTCCTTGTTGGTGCTTTGGCAAGGAATGATGAGACGATTGGTACTGCTCTGGAGCTGCTGGAAGAGTACCAAGGGGAGTCGCTTAAGCATGCAGGCAAGTCCTTTGCCACAGTTGTACATGCTTTGTGTAGGGTAAACAAAATGGAGGATGCAAATAATTTGTTGACTAGGAtggtgcagcttgaagagtacCAAGGGGAATCTCTTAAGAATGCAGGCAAGACATTTGCCACAGTTATACATGGTTTGTGTAGGAAAAAGAAATTGGAGGATGCAAAAACATTGTTGATGAGGATGGTAAATGTTGGCCCAGCTCCAGGTAATGCAGTGTTTAATTTTGTCATCACAGCATTGTCAAAACAGGGAGAAATGGAGGATGCAAAAGATTTGATGAGAGTGATGGAGAGCCAAGGGATCAGTCCTGATATCTATACTTACAGTGTGCTCATGAGTGGCTACATAAAAGGAGGCATGATCAGTGAAGCCCATGATCTACTTCGTGAAGCTAAGAAAGTTCATCCGAAGCTAAACAGGGTTGCTTATCATATACTTATCCGTGGATACTGCAAGATGGAGGACTTTGAGAAGGCCATTGAGTGCCTAAAGGAGATGAGGAAAGATGGGTTGCTGCCAAATGTGGATGAGTATGACAAACTGATTCAGTCATTGTGTCTCAAGGCATTGGACTGGAGAAGAGCTGAGAAACTCCTGGAGGAAATGGAGGATAGTGGTTTATGCCTAAGGGGTATAAGTCGCAGCCTCATAGCTGCAGTCAAGGAGTTGGAAGGAGAGGAAATGCAGTCAAAGGCGAGCCAAGAAGCATAG
- the LOC136456976 gene encoding formin-like protein 1 codes for MPSPRQFLQLLLPILLATCCVDGANGPDALATARRQLHQPFFVPDQPGQPSAPPPFFPAMPVTPPPPMPTGQDQPTYPALVLPNTGSSGATPPAGSSHGSKKASKLVPAILLPLLTVAVLGLSVAFFFSHRRSNAARGGGGGCVGGGDAKFLHPERTSLFARDEFGGSGGGGGAAPAPATSAEFLYVGTLASRADERSSDTTSSGDEESRSSGGSPELRPLPPLARQCAPAPSRSPDGGSPSSGEEEFYSPRGSSTKTTSSSRRTLATAVQAALEARDRSRTPSPGSVLSTPSYPSSPGATLSPAPASPPAFSSPGESGRHSVKSRSESARVVVLPPVPPTPPPPPPPPPPFAPTLPPPPPPRRKPPSPSPPCSPLNDKSALRSTTDTIERNPFAQPPSLPTSTHPPRPPPAAGPPPPPPPPPPPPVGYWESRVRKPDTSKETRSPALSPPPQAANFRSVPAPTDAFPSRLPESSDQGDKSEDTTPRPKLKPLHWDKVRASSDRVMVWDQLKSSSFQVNEEMIETLFICNPANAPAKEVTRRSVLPTPKAENKVLDPKKAQNIAILLRALNVTKEEVCDALCEGNMENFGAELLETLLKMAPTKEEEIKLKEFKEETSPIKLNPAEKFLKAVLDLPFAFKRVDAMLYIANFDSEVNYLKKSFETLEAACDELRSSRLFLKLLEAVLKTGNRMNVGTNRGDAHAFKLDTLLKLVDVKGTDGRTTLLHFVVQEIIRTEGSRMSASTQTTPRTQENPLREELECKKLGLQVVAGLANELSNVKKAAAMDSDVLSSYVTKLAGGIDKITEVLRLNEELKSRDDAWQFHDRMQKFLKKADDEIIRVQCQESVALSLVKEITEYFHGDSAKEEAHPFRIFMVVRDFLTVLDQVCKEVGRINDRTIASSVRHFPVPVNPMMPQLFPRLHALRAGFSDDESSAASVSSP; via the exons ATGCCATCTCCCCGGCAATTTTTGCAGCTGCTGTTACCCATCTTGCTCGCCACGTGCTGCGTCGATGGAGCCAACGGCCCCGACGCTCTCGCCACCGCCAGGAGGCAGCTCCACCAGCCCTTCTTCGTCCCGGATCAGCCCGGGCAGCCGTCGGCGCCGCCGCCGTTCTTTCCCGCGATGCCGGTGACGCCGCCACCTCCGATGCCCACGGGGCAGGATCAGCCGACGTACCCTGCTCTGGTGCTCCCCAACACCGGCTCCAGCGGCGCCACGCCTCCGGCCGGCAGCTCGCACGGGTCCAAGAAGGCCTCCAAGCTCGTCCCGGCCATACTGCTGCCGCTGCTCACGGTGGCCGTACTCGGGCTATCCGTCGCCTTCTTCTTCTCGCACCGCCGGAGCAATGCGGCGCGCGGGGGAGGAGGCGGGTGTGTCGGTGGCGGGGACGCCAAGTTTTTGCACCCGGAAAGGACGAGCCTTTTCGCGCGCGACGAGTTCGGTggcagcggtggcggtggtggggcTGCGCCGGCGCCGGCTACCTCTGCCGAGTTCCTCTACGTGGGGACACTGGCGAGCAGAGCGGACGAGAGGAGCAGCGACACGACGTCGTCCGGCGACGAGGAGTCCCGGAGCTCGGGCGGATCGCCCGAGCTCCGTCCGCTTCCGCCGCTGGCGCGGCAGTGCGCGCCGGCGCCGTCGAGGAGCCCCGATGGGGGCTCCCCGTCGTCCGGAGAAGAAGAATTCTACTCGCCGCGGGGCTCATCAACGAAGACCACCTCCAGCTCGCGCAGGACTCTGGCGACGGCAGTACAGGCGGCCCTTGAAGCGCGGGACCGCTCCAGGACTCCGTCCCCTGGGTCGGTCCTGAGCACGCCGTCGTACCCATCTTCTCCGGGGGCGACGCTGTCCCCCGCGCCCGCCTCGCCGCCTGCCTTCTCCAGCCCAGGCGAGTCCGGCCGCCACTCCGTCAAGTCAAGATCGGAAAGCGCGCGCGTCGTCGTCCTCCCGCCGGTTCCTCCGaccccgcctccgcctccgcctccgcctcctccctTCGCACCGacactgccaccaccgccgcctcctcgccggaAACCACCGTCCCCATCGCCACCGTGCTCTCCACTAAACGACAAATCAGCTCTCAGATCCACCACCGACACCATCGAAAGGAACCCATTCGCCCAGCCACCATCCCTACCGACGAGCACACACCCGCCACGGCCACCTCCGGCTGcagggccgccgccacctcctcctccgccaccgcctccgccggtGGGCTACTGGGAGAGCCGTGTCCGGAAGCCCGACACGTCCAAAGAAACCCGTTCGCCGGCATTGTCGCCGCCACCCCAAGCTGCCAACTTCAGGAGCGTCCCTGCACCCACCGACGCGTTCCCAAGCCGGCTGCCCGAGAGCTCCGACCAAGGCGACAAGTCCGAGGACACGACGCCACGGCCGAAGCTGAAGCCGTTGCACTGGGACAAGGTCCGGGCCAGCTCCGACCGCGTCATGGTGTGGGATCAGCTCAAGTCCAGTTCATTCCA GGTGAACGAGGAGATGATCGAGACGCTGTTCATTTGCAATCCAGCCAATGCGCCGGCCAAGGAGGTGACGAGGAGGTCGGTACTGCCGACGCCCAAGGCCGAGAACAAGGTCCTAGATCCGAAGAAGGCGCAGAACATTGCCATCTTGCTGCGCGCGCTGAATGTAACCAAGGAAGAGGTCTGCGACGCGCTCTGTGAAG GTAACATGGAGAACTTTGGAGCAGAATTACTGGAGACCTTGCTGAAGATGGCTCCTACCAAGGAAGAGGAGATTAAACTGAAAGAATTCAAAGAGGAGACTTCTCCAATTAAGCTTAATCCAGCTGAGAAGTTCCTCAAGGCAGTGCTTGATCTGCCTTTTGCCTTCAAAAGAGTTGATGCAATGCTTTACATAGCGAACTTTGATTCAGAGGTCAATTACCTAAAGAAGTCTTTCGAGACCCTTGAG GCTGCTTGTGATGAGCTTAGAAGCAGCAGGCTATTTCTTAAGCTACTTGAAGCAGTTCTGAAGACTGGCAACAGGATGAATGTTGGCACAAACCGTGGGGATGCACACGCATTCAAGCTTGACACTCTACTCAAATTGGTTGATGTCAAAGGCACCGATGGACGCACGACCCTTCTGCACTTCGTCGTACAGGAGATCATACGAACAGAGGGTTCCCGTATGTCTGCCAGCACCCAAACAACTCCAAGAACCCAAGAAAATCCTCTACGAGAAGAGCTTGAGTGCAAGAAGCTAGGCCTCCAGGTAGTGGCTGGCCTTGCCAACGAGCTCAGCAATGTCAAGAAGGCAGCTGCCATGGATTCCGACGTGCTTAGCAGCTACGTTACCAAACTTGCTGGAGGAATAGACAAGATCACTGAGGTACTGCGATTGAACGAAGAGTTGAAGTCAAGGGATGATGCGTGGCAGTTCCACGACAGAATGCAGAAGTTCTTGAAAAAGGCAGACGACGAGATCATCAGGGTTCAGTGTCAGGAGAGTGTGGCACTGTCGCTCGTGAAAGAAATCACTGAGTACTTCCATGGCGATTCCGCAAAGGAGGAGGCTCACCCTTTCAGGATCTTCATGGTCGTAAGGGATTTCCTAACGGTTCTTGATCAGGTCTGCAAGGAAGTGGGCAGGATCAATGACCGTACCATCGCCAGCTCTGTGCGCCATTTCCCAGTGCCGGTTAACCCAATGATGCCACAATTGTTCCCACGGCTTCATGCTTTGAGAGCTGGATTCTCTGACGATGAGAGTTCAGCTGCTTCAGTGTCATCACCATGA